From a region of the Paeniglutamicibacter cryotolerans genome:
- a CDS encoding primosomal protein N': protein MDTEPRQPSLLAGFDISGPAPGIPHAAAHLPVARVAIESAVPHLDRDFDYLVPAALDADAQPGVRVKVRFGGQELTGFLLERRETSEAGVKLQPLAKVVSSEPVLTPHVLSLARAVAARYAGTLCDVLRAAIPPRMARVEFEARALEAPAEAGAGAAEPGEHLSVPTELLQKYDGGAEFALALAAGQSPRAVLGVIPNQPGGWPALLAEVVAETRASGRGALVVVPDARDLNRLCAALDTAIGQENYARLSADDGATPRYRNFLRLARGEVDIAVGTRNAAFAPVRNLGAAIMWEDHDSSHAEPRAPYQHAREVLLLRAGAEGCALLLASHGRSAEAQRLVRTGWARELGAPRPVLRQKAARVVSSSDSFERERDPVLHAARLPAVAWKAASEALRHGPVLVQVARTGFLPALRCERCRESARCTECNGPLGYRDAHSTPSCQWCGRHAPGWGCPTCGGTRLRAATIGADRTAEELGRAFPQVPVVSATGANPRVSVGPEPALVVATPGAEPYAEGGYAAVLLLDGDRMLARDGLRTGEELLHRWMAAAALARGHENGGVVVVAAGESDPLRALLRWDPASFAERELVLRHGLHLPPAVRTALIQGPAVAADKLANSLALPEEAKLHGPVPEAETDHRWLLFYPYAQGNAVTAELRRARMVASAAREPVVRIRVDPDGIL, encoded by the coding sequence ATGGATACCGAACCCCGCCAGCCCTCGCTGTTGGCGGGGTTTGACATTTCCGGACCAGCCCCGGGGATACCGCATGCGGCCGCGCACCTGCCGGTAGCCCGGGTCGCCATCGAATCGGCGGTGCCGCACCTGGACCGTGACTTCGACTACCTGGTCCCCGCCGCGCTGGATGCCGATGCCCAGCCCGGTGTCCGGGTCAAGGTCCGCTTCGGTGGACAGGAGCTGACCGGGTTCCTGCTCGAGCGCCGCGAGACTTCCGAGGCCGGGGTCAAGCTGCAGCCGCTGGCCAAGGTGGTGTCGTCAGAACCTGTGCTGACACCGCACGTGCTGTCCCTCGCGCGCGCCGTGGCGGCGCGGTATGCAGGGACGCTCTGCGATGTGCTGCGTGCCGCCATACCGCCGCGCATGGCCCGCGTCGAGTTCGAAGCGCGTGCCCTTGAAGCGCCCGCTGAGGCCGGTGCCGGGGCAGCGGAACCCGGGGAGCACCTGTCGGTTCCCACCGAGCTGCTGCAGAAGTACGACGGGGGAGCCGAATTCGCCCTGGCGTTGGCTGCCGGGCAGAGCCCGCGCGCGGTGCTCGGCGTCATCCCCAACCAGCCAGGAGGCTGGCCGGCACTCTTGGCAGAGGTGGTCGCGGAGACCAGGGCCTCCGGCCGGGGAGCGCTGGTAGTGGTGCCCGACGCCCGGGACCTGAACCGGCTCTGCGCTGCACTGGACACCGCCATCGGGCAGGAGAACTACGCGCGGCTGAGCGCCGATGACGGTGCCACGCCCCGCTACCGGAACTTCCTGCGGCTTGCCCGCGGAGAGGTGGACATCGCCGTGGGTACCCGAAACGCGGCGTTCGCTCCGGTACGGAACCTGGGCGCGGCGATCATGTGGGAGGACCACGATTCATCGCACGCCGAACCTCGGGCCCCCTACCAGCATGCGCGCGAGGTGCTGCTGCTGCGCGCCGGAGCCGAGGGCTGTGCCCTGCTGCTGGCCTCGCACGGGCGCTCCGCCGAGGCCCAGCGACTTGTCCGCACCGGCTGGGCGCGGGAATTGGGCGCGCCGCGACCGGTGCTGCGCCAGAAGGCGGCCCGCGTGGTTTCCAGCTCCGATTCCTTTGAACGTGAACGCGATCCGGTGCTGCATGCCGCGCGGCTGCCCGCGGTGGCCTGGAAGGCCGCGTCCGAGGCGCTGCGGCACGGGCCGGTGCTGGTTCAGGTGGCCCGGACCGGATTCCTGCCCGCGCTGCGCTGCGAACGCTGCCGCGAATCGGCGCGCTGCACGGAATGTAACGGCCCCCTGGGCTACCGTGACGCGCACTCCACCCCGTCTTGCCAGTGGTGCGGCCGCCATGCGCCGGGTTGGGGCTGCCCGACTTGCGGGGGAACCCGGCTGCGCGCGGCAACCATCGGTGCCGATCGCACGGCCGAGGAGCTGGGTCGGGCGTTCCCCCAGGTGCCGGTGGTTTCGGCGACCGGCGCAAACCCCCGGGTTTCCGTCGGCCCCGAGCCGGCGCTTGTCGTTGCCACACCGGGTGCCGAACCGTACGCCGAGGGTGGTTATGCTGCGGTGCTGCTCCTGGACGGCGACAGGATGCTGGCCCGTGACGGGTTGCGGACCGGCGAGGAACTGCTGCACCGCTGGATGGCCGCGGCAGCGCTGGCCCGTGGGCATGAAAACGGCGGCGTGGTCGTTGTCGCCGCGGGGGAATCGGATCCACTGCGGGCGCTGCTGCGCTGGGATCCGGCATCCTTCGCCGAACGCGAACTGGTGTTGCGACACGGGCTTCATCTGCCGCCTGCGGTGCGCACCGCCCTGATCCAGGGACCGGCTGTCGCTGCGGATAAGCTGGCGAATTCACTGGCCCTGCCCGAAGAGGCCAAGTTGCACGGTCCCGTCCCGGAAGCGGAAACCGACCACCGATGGCTATTGTTCTACCCCTATGCGCAGGGAAACGCCGTCACGGCCGAACTGCGTCGGGCGCGCATGGTCGCCAGCGCGGCGCGCGAACCAGTGGTGCGGATCCGCGTGGATCCCGACGGCATCCTTTAG
- a CDS encoding DegV family protein, whose product MSEPRSPVHTDRRDRRPAWKGLLASRRKAAGAVPVPAIGIVTDSAAALPAAWVRAHASVLRSVPMPVMIDGNIYVEGTDDVQTALALGLAMGKTVQTSRPAPGQLLRAYTELAEAGVAHIVSVHLSAKLSGTVDAARLAAEQSPVPVTVVDSRTVALAQGFAVMKMVDAAESGAGLATITALAQTAESNSIFFTVPSLDQLRRGGRIGAAAGMIGTLLAVKPILTMSGGQVIVQEKVRTHPRALARLVALARAEAAARGPGASLAVHYFGNLDQALEIVAELGGASAEAVFAQPVPAVLAAHTGAGVLAVAITSGAEPVTVPTSPVD is encoded by the coding sequence ATGAGTGAACCCCGCAGCCCCGTCCACACCGATCGGCGTGATCGCCGCCCGGCCTGGAAGGGGCTGTTGGCTTCCCGCCGCAAGGCAGCCGGCGCCGTACCCGTCCCCGCGATCGGCATCGTCACGGATTCGGCGGCAGCACTTCCCGCAGCCTGGGTCCGGGCCCATGCATCGGTGCTGCGCAGCGTGCCGATGCCGGTGATGATCGACGGCAACATCTACGTCGAGGGAACCGACGACGTGCAAACCGCGTTGGCGCTGGGCCTGGCCATGGGCAAGACGGTGCAGACCTCTCGCCCCGCCCCGGGCCAGCTGCTGCGCGCCTACACCGAACTAGCCGAGGCCGGCGTGGCCCACATCGTCTCCGTCCACCTCTCGGCCAAGCTCTCGGGTACGGTGGATGCCGCACGTCTGGCGGCGGAGCAGTCACCGGTTCCGGTGACCGTGGTCGATTCGCGCACCGTGGCACTGGCACAGGGCTTTGCCGTGATGAAGATGGTCGATGCAGCGGAGTCCGGGGCCGGCCTGGCCACCATCACGGCGTTGGCGCAGACCGCGGAAAGCAACTCCATCTTCTTTACCGTGCCGTCGTTGGACCAGCTGCGCCGCGGCGGACGGATCGGCGCTGCCGCCGGGATGATCGGCACGCTGCTCGCCGTCAAGCCCATCCTGACCATGTCCGGAGGCCAAGTCATCGTCCAGGAGAAGGTCAGGACGCATCCGCGCGCGCTGGCCCGGCTGGTGGCGTTGGCCCGCGCAGAGGCTGCGGCGCGCGGCCCCGGGGCATCCTTGGCCGTGCATTATTTCGGGAACCTTGACCAGGCGCTGGAGATCGTCGCCGAACTCGGCGGGGCATCGGCCGAGGCGGTTTTTGCACAGCCCGTACCCGCCGTGCTCGCTGCACACACCGGTGCCGGCGTGCTGGCGGTGGCCATCACCTCCGGCGCCGAACCGGTAACCGTCCCCACCAGTCCGGTCGACTGA
- a CDS encoding alpha/beta fold hydrolase produces MPATAFTARTPLRSLHRIHGAEVKCFTYPATDSPRGAIFAVHGFRGDHHGLALLIEALPEYTVIVPDLPGFGESTSFSCGRHDVPGYARVIEALRRELELPGDTVLLGHSFGSIVAACHLATHPGSFASLVLVNPICEPALEGSQAVFSRIAGLYYGAGAALPARLGDGLLRSRLITDAMSAALTKSRDKEVRAYVVDQHRRYFSRFADRSTLREAYEASISATVREYAPAITVPVRLIVGELDELGSIPAQQDLGALFPDASMAVIDGVGHLIHYEKPGVAAEIVRDFLDSQNG; encoded by the coding sequence ATGCCAGCAACAGCCTTCACCGCCCGCACCCCCCTGCGCTCCCTCCACCGGATCCACGGGGCAGAGGTGAAGTGCTTTACCTACCCGGCGACCGACAGCCCCCGCGGGGCGATCTTCGCGGTCCATGGTTTCCGCGGCGACCACCACGGGCTCGCGCTGCTGATCGAGGCGCTTCCCGAGTACACGGTGATCGTGCCCGACCTTCCCGGCTTCGGGGAATCGACTTCGTTCAGCTGTGGACGCCACGATGTGCCCGGTTACGCCCGCGTCATCGAGGCGCTGCGCCGGGAGCTGGAGCTGCCGGGCGACACGGTGCTGCTGGGCCACTCGTTCGGCAGCATCGTCGCGGCCTGCCACCTGGCCACGCACCCCGGCAGCTTCGCCTCGCTGGTGCTGGTGAACCCGATCTGCGAACCCGCGCTGGAGGGATCGCAGGCTGTCTTTTCGCGGATTGCCGGACTGTACTACGGCGCCGGCGCCGCCCTGCCGGCACGCCTCGGCGACGGACTGCTGCGTTCGCGGCTGATCACCGATGCCATGAGCGCGGCGCTGACCAAGTCCAGGGACAAGGAGGTCCGCGCCTATGTGGTGGACCAGCACCGCCGCTACTTCAGCCGTTTTGCCGACCGTTCGACGCTGCGCGAAGCCTACGAGGCATCGATCAGCGCGACGGTGCGCGAGTACGCGCCGGCCATCACCGTCCCGGTGCGGCTCATCGTCGGCGAGCTCGACGAACTCGGTTCGATCCCGGCACAGCAGGACCTCGGCGCATTGTTTCCCGACGCGTCGATGGCCGTCATCGACGGGGTCGGGCACCTGATCCACTATGAGAAGCCGGGCGTTGCCGCCGAGATCGTGCGCGATTTCCTGGATTCGCAGAACGGCTGA
- the glpK gene encoding glycerol kinase GlpK, with protein MERYIIAIDQGTTSSRAIIFDAAARIVSVGQLEHEQYFPHPGWVEHDPVQIWENVRRVVGAALAKAQLTRTDIAAVGITNQRETAIVWDRHTGVPVHRAIVWQDTRTQDAVDALAADGGVGRFRQQTGLPLATYFSASKVAWILDQVPGARARAEAGDLLFGTPDSWVLWNLTGGPGSGVHATDVTNASRTLLMDLETLDWDAGLLELFGIPASMMPVIRSSSEVYGSVHASQLLAGVPVAGILGDQQAATFGQAAFSAGGAKNTYGTGCFLVVNTGTQIVRSNNGLLTTLAYRLGDAAPVYALEGSVAVAGSLVQWLRDSLGMISSAAQVEELAAQVQDNGGVYIVPAFSGLFAPYWRPDARGVIVGLTRYANRCHIARAALEATAFQVREVLDAVNADAGVSMEELRVDGGMVANEALMQFQADILGVPVIRPKVTETTALGAAYAAGLAVGFWESLEQLGEQWEEEKRWEPAMEAAEARKLLRLWKKAVTRTFDWVDEDVR; from the coding sequence ATGGAGCGGTACATCATTGCCATCGACCAGGGCACCACGAGCAGCCGGGCCATCATCTTCGACGCTGCGGCACGCATCGTTTCCGTCGGACAGCTGGAACACGAGCAGTACTTTCCACATCCGGGCTGGGTCGAGCACGACCCGGTGCAGATCTGGGAGAACGTGCGCAGGGTGGTGGGCGCGGCGCTGGCCAAGGCCCAGCTGACCCGTACCGACATCGCCGCGGTCGGGATCACCAACCAGCGCGAGACGGCGATCGTGTGGGACAGGCATACCGGCGTGCCGGTGCACCGCGCCATCGTCTGGCAGGACACCCGGACCCAGGACGCCGTGGATGCGCTGGCTGCCGACGGGGGAGTGGGGCGCTTCAGGCAGCAGACGGGGCTGCCGCTGGCTACCTACTTCTCCGCGAGCAAGGTCGCCTGGATCCTGGATCAGGTGCCCGGCGCCCGGGCCCGGGCCGAGGCCGGTGACCTGCTCTTCGGCACTCCCGATTCCTGGGTGCTCTGGAACCTGACCGGCGGGCCGGGCTCAGGCGTGCACGCCACCGATGTCACCAACGCATCGCGCACGCTGCTGATGGACCTGGAGACCCTGGACTGGGATGCCGGGCTGCTGGAGCTGTTCGGCATCCCCGCCTCGATGATGCCGGTGATCCGTTCCTCCTCGGAGGTCTACGGGAGCGTGCATGCAAGCCAGTTGCTGGCCGGTGTGCCGGTGGCCGGCATCCTGGGGGACCAGCAGGCGGCGACGTTTGGGCAGGCCGCATTCTCCGCCGGCGGGGCGAAGAACACCTATGGCACCGGCTGCTTCCTGGTGGTGAACACCGGGACGCAGATTGTGCGTTCGAACAACGGGCTGCTGACCACGCTCGCGTACCGACTGGGTGACGCGGCTCCGGTGTACGCGCTGGAGGGGTCGGTGGCGGTCGCCGGATCGCTGGTGCAGTGGCTGCGTGATTCGCTGGGCATGATCTCCTCCGCCGCGCAGGTGGAGGAGCTTGCCGCACAGGTTCAGGACAACGGGGGCGTCTACATCGTGCCGGCGTTCTCCGGGCTGTTCGCCCCGTACTGGCGGCCCGACGCCCGCGGGGTCATCGTCGGGCTCACCCGCTACGCCAACCGCTGCCACATTGCCCGGGCCGCGTTGGAGGCGACGGCCTTCCAGGTCCGGGAGGTGCTCGATGCCGTCAACGCCGATGCGGGCGTGTCGATGGAAGAGTTGCGCGTGGACGGCGGGATGGTCGCCAACGAGGCGTTGATGCAGTTCCAGGCGGACATCCTGGGTGTGCCGGTGATCCGCCCGAAGGTCACCGAAACCACGGCCTTGGGTGCCGCCTATGCGGCGGGTCTTGCCGTGGGCTTCTGGGAGTCGTTGGAGCAGCTGGGGGAGCAGTGGGAGGAGGAGAAGCGGTGGGAGCCGGCGATGGAGGCGGCCGAGGCGCGGAAGTTGCTGCGGCTGTGGAAAAAAGCGGTCACACGGACCTTCGACTGGGTGGACGAGGACGTGCGCTGA
- the coaBC gene encoding bifunctional phosphopantothenoylcysteine decarboxylase/phosphopantothenate--cysteine ligase CoaBC — protein sequence MAAKRVVLGVSGGIAAYKAASLLRLFKEAGHHVDVIPTRNALKFVGAPTWEALSGNPVSTEVFEAVDTVNHVRLGQQADLVIVAPATADLMARAAAGLADDLLTGTLLATAAPVVLAPAMHTEMWENPATVANVATLRARGITVIEPASGRLTGKDSGPGRLPEPAELFAAVAHLLEPAGPGPLAGRTVVVSAGGTREPLDPVRYLGNRSSGRQGVAVARAALAAGATVRLVAAHLEVPVPGGVELSTASTAIELDAAVQRAAIGADALVMTAAVADFRPAEYVESKIKKSDDRADPVITLVRNPDILATLVSRRAELGDRGGLPGLIVGFAAETGDAEAGVLEHGAAKLARKGCELLVVNQVGGGLGFGVEVNSVTVLAADGAAPVTAAGTKDEVAQVLISMIASRLDADVHRNR from the coding sequence GTGGCAGCGAAGCGTGTGGTTCTTGGTGTGAGTGGCGGCATTGCCGCCTACAAGGCAGCTTCGCTGCTACGCCTGTTTAAGGAGGCCGGCCACCACGTCGATGTGATTCCCACTCGGAACGCATTGAAGTTCGTGGGGGCGCCGACCTGGGAGGCCCTGTCGGGCAACCCGGTGTCCACCGAGGTCTTCGAGGCGGTGGACACGGTCAACCACGTGCGTCTGGGCCAGCAGGCCGATCTGGTCATCGTCGCCCCGGCCACCGCCGACCTGATGGCCCGTGCCGCCGCTGGCCTGGCCGATGACCTGCTCACCGGCACCCTGTTGGCCACGGCCGCCCCCGTAGTGCTGGCCCCGGCCATGCATACCGAAATGTGGGAGAACCCCGCCACCGTGGCGAATGTGGCGACGCTCCGTGCGCGCGGCATCACCGTCATCGAACCAGCCAGCGGCCGGCTCACTGGCAAGGATTCCGGCCCCGGCCGCCTGCCCGAACCCGCTGAACTCTTCGCCGCCGTGGCGCACCTGCTCGAACCGGCCGGGCCTGGCCCGCTGGCCGGGCGTACGGTCGTTGTCAGTGCCGGGGGGACCCGCGAACCGCTGGACCCCGTGCGTTACCTGGGCAACAGGTCATCGGGCCGCCAGGGTGTTGCCGTGGCCCGCGCGGCACTGGCCGCCGGCGCCACCGTGCGACTGGTGGCCGCGCACCTCGAGGTGCCCGTGCCCGGGGGCGTCGAACTGTCGACGGCCTCGACCGCCATCGAACTCGATGCCGCCGTACAGCGTGCCGCCATCGGTGCCGACGCGCTGGTGATGACGGCCGCGGTGGCTGATTTCCGCCCGGCCGAATACGTCGAATCCAAGATCAAGAAGTCCGATGACCGGGCCGACCCGGTGATCACGCTGGTGCGCAACCCCGACATCCTGGCCACGCTGGTATCCCGCCGTGCCGAACTGGGTGACAGGGGCGGCCTGCCCGGGCTCATCGTGGGATTCGCCGCCGAGACGGGCGATGCCGAGGCCGGAGTGCTGGAGCACGGGGCGGCGAAACTGGCCCGCAAGGGCTGCGAGCTGCTGGTCGTGAACCAGGTCGGCGGCGGGCTGGGCTTCGGCGTCGAAGTCAACTCGGTGACCGTGCTCGCGGCCGACGGCGCGGCACCCGTCACCGCCGCGGGAACCAAGGACGAGGTGGCGCAGGTGCTGATCTCGATGATTGCTTCACGCCTGGACGCTGACGTCCACCGGAACCGGTAA
- the metK gene encoding methionine adenosyltransferase — protein MTSVSPALRLFTSESVTEGHPDKICDQISDAILDAMLAKDPDSRVAVETLTTTGLVHVAGEVTTNGYVEIPEIVRRTLLDIGYDSSGNGFDGARCGVSVSIGQQSQEISDGVSNSLEVREGSAVDPRDAQGAGDQGLMFGFASDETATLMPTPIHLAHRLSERLTLARKGGSLPLLRPDGKTQVTIGYDGDTPVSVETVVVSSQHAAEYALEDLKAALLAEVVHPVLQGTELDTSKTRIILNPSGPFIIGGPVGDAGLTGRKIIVDTYGGFARHGGGAFSGKDPSKVDRSAAYAMRWVAKNVVAAGLARRVEIQVAYAIGVARPVGLYVETFGTETVDPAKITEAINEIFDLRPLGIIEDLRLKRPIYQKTAAHGHFGREDPDFTWEYTDRAADLRAYFNA, from the coding sequence GTGACTTCAGTTTCCCCCGCCCTGCGCCTGTTTACTTCCGAATCCGTGACCGAGGGCCACCCCGATAAGATCTGCGACCAGATCTCGGACGCCATCCTCGATGCGATGCTCGCCAAGGACCCCGACTCACGGGTCGCCGTCGAGACGCTGACCACCACCGGGCTGGTCCACGTCGCCGGCGAGGTGACCACCAACGGCTACGTCGAAATCCCCGAGATCGTGCGCCGCACGCTGCTGGACATCGGCTACGACTCGTCGGGCAACGGCTTCGACGGAGCCCGCTGCGGCGTCTCGGTCTCCATCGGGCAGCAGTCCCAGGAAATTTCCGACGGCGTCTCCAACTCGCTGGAGGTCCGCGAGGGCTCGGCCGTTGATCCGCGCGACGCCCAGGGCGCCGGCGACCAGGGCCTGATGTTCGGCTTTGCCTCGGATGAGACGGCGACGCTGATGCCGACCCCGATCCACCTGGCGCACCGCCTCTCCGAGAGGCTCACCCTGGCCCGCAAGGGCGGCAGCCTGCCGCTGCTGCGCCCGGATGGCAAGACCCAGGTCACCATCGGCTACGACGGCGACACGCCGGTCTCGGTGGAGACCGTCGTGGTCTCCTCGCAGCACGCCGCCGAATACGCTTTGGAGGACCTGAAGGCCGCGCTGCTGGCCGAGGTCGTCCACCCCGTGCTCCAGGGCACCGAGCTTGATACGTCCAAGACCCGCATCATCCTGAACCCCTCGGGCCCGTTCATCATCGGCGGCCCGGTGGGGGACGCCGGGCTGACCGGCCGCAAGATCATCGTCGACACCTACGGCGGCTTCGCCCGCCACGGCGGCGGCGCGTTCTCCGGCAAGGACCCCTCCAAGGTCGACCGCTCCGCCGCCTACGCGATGCGCTGGGTAGCGAAGAACGTCGTGGCTGCCGGGCTGGCCCGGCGCGTGGAGATCCAGGTCGCCTACGCCATCGGCGTCGCGCGGCCGGTGGGCCTCTACGTGGAGACCTTCGGCACCGAGACGGTGGACCCGGCAAAGATCACCGAGGCGATCAACGAGATCTTCGACCTGCGCCCGCTGGGCATCATCGAGGACCTGCGCCTCAAGCGCCCGATCTACCAGAAGACGGCGGCACACGGCCACTTCGGCCGCGAAGACCCCGACTTCACATGGGAATACACCGACCGCGCCGCTGACCTGCGCGCCTACTTCAACGCGTAG
- the leuS gene encoding leucine--tRNA ligase, with amino-acid sequence MEAKWAPVWDDLGVFTPKDDGSAERRYVLDMFPYPSGDLHMGHAEAFAMGDVISRYWRQCGYDVMHPIGWDSFGLPAENAAIKRNAHPSEWTYANIETQAASFKRYAISADWSRRIHTSDPEYYRWTQWLFTRFYEKGLAYRKDHPVNWCPNDQTVLANEQVVNGACERCGTMVTKKSLNQWYFKITDYADRLLDDMDALHGHWPERVLAMQKNWIGRSEGAHVDFVIEAAGAQPAHKTTVFTTRPDTLYGATFFVVAADAALANELVTDEHRVALEEYQERVKALSEIERQSTEREKTGVFTGRYAINPLNGEKLAVWAADYVLADYGTGAIMAVPAHDQRDLDFARTFGLPIRVVLDTGLEDPAETGVAAVGEGTLVNSGELDGLPKAEGIARAIEIVQAAGTGEHFVNFRLRDWLLSRQRFWGTPIPIIHCGECGEVPVPDDQLPVRLPDNLRGEDLSPKGTSPLAAASDWVNVPCPTCGSPAKRDTDTMDTFVDSSWYFLRFVSPDYTQGPFDPQAAKNWMPVGQYVGGVEHAILHLLYSRFFTKVIHDLGLIDFDEPFSALLNQGQVLNGGKAMSKSLGNGVDLGQQLDKYGVDAIRLTMIFASPPEDDVDWADVSPGGSSKFLARAWRVASDVASEPGVDPATGDKALRQVTHRAVHESRALLESGKFNVVVAKTMELVNATRKVIDSGAGAADPAVREAAEATAVILSLFAPYTAEDMWALLGHEPSVANAGWPIVEESLLVDDMVTAVVQIKGKLRARLEVAADISEEELREAALNHETIVRLLDGGEIRTVIVRAPKLVNIVPA; translated from the coding sequence ATGGAAGCCAAATGGGCCCCGGTGTGGGATGACCTAGGCGTATTTACCCCGAAGGACGACGGGTCAGCCGAGCGCCGCTACGTGCTGGACATGTTCCCGTACCCCTCCGGCGACCTGCACATGGGCCATGCGGAGGCGTTTGCCATGGGAGATGTCATCTCGCGCTACTGGCGCCAGTGCGGCTACGACGTGATGCACCCGATCGGTTGGGATTCCTTCGGCCTGCCCGCCGAAAACGCTGCCATCAAGCGCAACGCACACCCCTCGGAGTGGACCTACGCGAACATCGAGACGCAGGCCGCCAGTTTCAAGCGCTACGCGATCTCCGCCGACTGGTCCCGCCGGATCCATACCTCGGACCCGGAGTACTACCGCTGGACCCAGTGGCTGTTCACCCGCTTCTACGAAAAGGGCCTGGCCTACCGCAAGGACCACCCGGTCAACTGGTGTCCGAACGACCAGACGGTGCTGGCAAATGAACAGGTAGTCAACGGCGCCTGCGAACGCTGCGGCACCATGGTCACCAAGAAGTCGCTGAACCAGTGGTACTTCAAGATCACCGACTACGCCGACCGCCTGCTTGATGACATGGACGCGCTGCACGGTCACTGGCCCGAGCGCGTGCTGGCCATGCAGAAGAACTGGATCGGCCGTTCCGAGGGTGCCCACGTCGACTTCGTGATCGAGGCCGCCGGCGCGCAGCCGGCCCACAAGACCACCGTCTTCACCACCCGTCCGGACACCCTGTACGGGGCCACCTTCTTCGTGGTCGCAGCCGATGCGGCACTGGCTAACGAGCTGGTCACCGACGAGCACCGCGTGGCGCTGGAGGAATACCAGGAGCGGGTCAAGGCGCTGAGCGAGATCGAGCGCCAGTCCACCGAACGTGAAAAGACCGGCGTCTTCACCGGTCGTTATGCGATCAACCCGCTCAACGGCGAGAAGCTGGCGGTGTGGGCCGCGGACTACGTGCTGGCAGACTACGGCACCGGTGCGATCATGGCCGTGCCCGCGCACGACCAGCGCGACCTGGACTTCGCGCGGACCTTCGGCCTGCCGATCCGCGTGGTGCTGGACACCGGCCTGGAGGACCCGGCGGAAACCGGCGTCGCGGCCGTCGGGGAGGGCACCCTGGTGAACTCCGGCGAGCTGGACGGCCTGCCCAAGGCCGAGGGCATTGCCCGCGCCATCGAAATCGTTCAGGCGGCCGGCACCGGCGAGCACTTCGTGAATTTCCGCCTGCGCGACTGGCTGCTGTCCCGCCAGCGCTTCTGGGGCACGCCGATCCCGATCATCCACTGCGGTGAATGCGGCGAGGTCCCGGTCCCCGATGACCAGCTGCCGGTGCGCCTGCCCGATAACCTGCGCGGCGAGGACCTGTCCCCGAAGGGCACCTCTCCGCTGGCCGCTGCCAGCGACTGGGTCAATGTCCCCTGCCCGACGTGTGGTTCGCCGGCCAAGCGCGACACCGACACCATGGACACGTTCGTCGACTCCTCCTGGTACTTCCTGCGCTTCGTGTCCCCGGATTACACGCAGGGCCCGTTCGACCCGCAGGCGGCCAAGAACTGGATGCCCGTTGGGCAGTACGTCGGCGGCGTCGAGCACGCCATCCTGCACCTGCTCTACTCGCGCTTCTTCACCAAGGTCATCCACGACCTGGGCCTGATCGACTTCGACGAGCCGTTCTCCGCACTGCTGAACCAGGGCCAGGTGCTCAACGGCGGCAAGGCCATGAGCAAGTCGCTGGGCAACGGCGTGGACCTGGGCCAGCAGCTGGACAAGTACGGCGTGGATGCCATCCGCTTGACCATGATCTTCGCCTCCCCGCCGGAGGACGACGTGGACTGGGCCGATGTCTCCCCGGGCGGTTCATCCAAGTTCCTGGCCCGTGCCTGGCGCGTCGCCTCCGACGTGGCATCGGAGCCCGGCGTGGATCCGGCCACCGGTGACAAGGCCCTGCGCCAGGTCACCCACCGCGCCGTGCACGAGTCCCGCGCGCTGCTGGAGTCCGGCAAGTTCAACGTCGTGGTTGCCAAGACCATGGAGCTGGTCAACGCGACCCGCAAGGTGATTGATTCGGGGGCCGGCGCAGCCGATCCGGCGGTCCGCGAGGCGGCCGAGGCCACCGCGGTGATCCTCTCGCTGTTCGCCCCGTACACCGCGGAGGACATGTGGGCGCTGCTGGGCCACGAGCCCTCCGTCGCCAACGCCGGCTGGCCGATTGTCGAGGAGTCGCTGCTGGTCGATGACATGGTCACCGCAGTGGTCCAGATCAAGGGCAAGCTGCGTGCGCGCCTTGAGGTTGCAGCCGACATCTCCGAAGAGGAGCTGCGCGAGGCAGCGCTGAACCATGAAACCATCGTGCGCCTGCTCGATGGCGGTGAGATCCGCACGGTGATCGTACGCGCTCCGAAGCTCGTGAACATCGTTCCGGCTTAG